The segment ttattttaactttttataaacaattctaaaataaacATCCTTGAAATTGTTTCTTCAGGGAAGACACCAAACAATGGAATTGCTGAGCCATAagtcatgttaaaaataaattagacactgccaattttctctctaaaatgactGTAGCAATTTACACTCTCATAGATGATTTGGAATCTGGCTTCCTCACAAGGTTAGATGGCTTCACATTTTGTCATTCTTTCTCATGTTCTCCCTTTTGGACCTGTGAGAGGTGGGTGGAATTGTTATCAATCAACCAAGGAAAGGGGACAGTATCATTGCTAGGACTCCCAGGGGTACTTCTGCTTTCTTCCCTGGACCAGCTGCCTACCTCCCACCAGCTCTATCGTATACCGGGGAATGAGCGCCACTTGGGTACCTTCCCATCCTTTGCACTGCAGTTATGAAGCAGACAGAGCAGGTTGTAGGGCCTCCATCCAGCTCCTGTGCCCTAGCTTGGAAAACtgtgaaggaagaggaggaaagggtaCTAGGAGTGAGCTGCTGACAACTGGGACATTTCAATTATGTCAAATATATATGACTTGATAATAACtatggaaattataaatgaacATCCCCTTTGGCCcagcaatttatatatatatatattttgacaaATATCTTTTATAGATGTTTACCATTTTAATTCTAAGtaggtaatatattcacatgattaaaaaaatcaaactgtagatggggtggctgggtgatggactttggggagagtatgtgctatggtgagcactgtgaattgtgtaagactgttgaatcacagacctgtacccctgaaacaaataatacattatatgttaataaaaaaaaatcaaactatataAAAAGTATCTAGAGAAATGTCTTGCTCCCACCATTGTTCCCTATATTTTATTCCCCAGCCCCTCACAgctacttttaaaattacttatataTCTTTCAGAATTTTTGAAATCAAATACAAACACATTGGAAAGTACTGTCTTATTTTTCCCCCTGCTCTTTGTTACATAAGTTAGTGCACTATAAACACTGTctgcctcttgctcttttttaGTTACCAGCATATCTTGGACAGGCTTCCATATTGGTGTGGAatgctttctgattttttgagagagggagggaggggaagagagagagagagaatatcttaaacaggctccatgcccaatatgggctcaatctcacaaccctgagatcatgacctgagctgaaatcgagtcagacacttaactgactgaaccacccaggtgcccctctgattcttttttatagctgcacggcattccattgtatggatgtccCATAATTCATTTAGACAGGCTCCCATTGATatacatttgggctttttccccAATCTTTTGCTTTTACAAGTTATATGCAATTAATAAATTTGATCATGTGTCATTTCACATGGGTGGATATACATAGGATAAATcaccagaagtgaaattgctgggccAAAGGGGATGTTCATTTGTAATTTTCATAGTTTTATCAAATTTTCCTCTATAGCAATTGTACCAAGTTATACTCCCACCTATAATGGTTAAGAGTGGGGGTTtccccagttttcccaacagagTGTGTTGTTAAACTTTTGATTTTTGGTAATCTCATAGGAGAATGTTGATATCTCAAAGTACTGTTAATTCAATTTTCTTGTCATAAGTAGTATTGAGCATGTTTTACTTTGTCCACGATCTAatagtatttccttttctgtggacGGCCTGTTAATATATTGTTTGTTGGATTTTTCCCAgttcatgtttttttctaatgttttgaaGGAAccatttatatattaaacaaattacCCCTTTGCCTGAGAtatagttacaaatattttttccttgggttgtttttgttttgactttgcTTCTGGTGACTTCTGCAATTCTGAAAGTTTACTTCTTAcatcatttattattcattttttgctCCATGCTCTTGATCATACTGGTCCCACTACTAAGAGtaccctttcccttcttttctttttttttaatttaattttattatgttatgttagtcaccatacattatatcattagtttttgatgtagtgttccatgattcattgtttgtgtataacacccagtgctccattcaatacatgccctccttaatacccatcatcaggctaacccatccctccaccccccctcccctctagaaccctcagtttgtttctcagagtccatagtctctcatggttcatctccccctctgatttcctcccccccttcatttttcccttcctactatctttttttatttttttaaacatataatgtattatttgtttcagaggtacaggtctgtgattcatcacccCTGCTCATTCTTTTAGGTCTGACTCATATGTCGTCCTCCTTAACCCTGTCCTTCACAGTAGATGTTGTCTTCCTGGCTGCTCCTTTCATACTTAATCTTACCTCTGTTTGCCACATTGCCTTATTTTTGCTTGTATCTATCTGCCTCTCTCATCTAACTAGGAATGCCCTACCTGTCTTGTTTCTGTACTGCCAGCTCCTAGTACATAGgatttacttaataaatgtttgttgaataaacgaGTAGAGAAATTGTTGACAGTGGTTACCACCAACACTTCGTCCCTTACTTCAGCTGAtcctatttttcagatgaaacTTGTGTACCAAATATCTTTtgtggagaaacagaaatgaaggggagggatAGGTAGGCTTGTTTTTGCTGGTTAGTGATGTTCCTAGGTATTTTGCCTCACTCAGTGATGAGGAGTGGGCTTCCAGCTTCCCAAGGAGAACCCTCACGGGACCATttatcttcatttaattttttttaaagatttttttttaatttattcatttgagacacagagacacacagagagagagagcatgagcagggggagaggcagagggagagggagaagcaggctccccgctgagccaggagcctgatgtggggctcgtccaggaccctgggatcatgacccgagctgaaggcagacgcctaacctatctgagccacccaggcgcccctccatttatCTTTACTCTTCTGTGCAGATCCAAGAAAAGGCAATtaccacatggaaaaaaaaatgtttttttcagtgaaatttatttcagaatcaTTGAAGCAGTGTGGTCATACTTAATCATTCATAAATATTCCTATTTAAACAATCTGAGCTTATACACTTTTCAGCATTGGTGAAAGGACTTGATATAAAGATGGCACATTAGTGCAAATTAAATTCATTTCATAGCTATTAAAGAGTGGGCTCTTTCACAGACACTGATGCTTCTTGGCCCTCTTGACTTAAATTAAATAGAATAAcccaccaataaataaataaataaataaatagttaagtGGTTGTTCATCAGGAGCTGGGCACAAAGGACAGAGGGTTTCTTTGAACCTAACGTGTAATGGCCTCTGTCAGGCTGGCTTCGAGTTAGTAGAAGAGATGAGAGGGACCTGACTCAGCAGAGGGGGTCTGAGGATTGGCCCTGGGAAGAGGGGGCTATTCCACCTGGTTGGTAGGCAGGAGATCTTCTTAGCAGTGATTTAGGGAAGGCAGCTGTGCACCGATTAGATAATGAAGTGAAGTGTGCACTCATTAGATAGTGAAGTTCCACTTGAGGCCATGTTTAAACCCTTCTATTCCCCTTCCACTAGCACTAAGGGTTACTCAGCACTTGTGGACTCTCTGGGTACAGGTCACTAGGAAGATAATTCCATGGTGAAGTCAGTTATATCCTGACCACCTTTGGTATTTCCCAAGAAGACAGGCATTGCTTCTGCTTTAGAGGTGCTGATATACCAGTTGGGGAACTGGGAAGACTCAAATTCCAAGGTTTGCTTGACTTCTGTCTTGTTGAAGACAAATCGCTTTTCCATCTTCTTCTTTGGGTAAACGCTGGGGTCTAACATCTGCggcaaaacagaaataagaatttttatgaGGGAAGGGACAAAGACACTCTGGGGTTATTCTCTGGTTCAGCTAGAGAGGAAACTGATGAATCATAGGACGAGGATCCAGACTCCTGATTTATCTTTGTGACCCCAACTTTCTGTGTAGTGACTGAAAGAGCCCTTACTCTTTTCTGAAACTTACTATCAAATGGTAAGGAGCATAATATAGGTGGGAGttttattaaaaagtgaaaattggATTAAAACTTCTAGGAGTAGCTAGTTTCCGGGGActtttgctgtatttttcttATGGCCCTGGCTAGAATGACTTCAACTTAGAAATGAAACTTTTGTTGGGAAAGCTGGTTGGGGGTGGAGTAGGGTGGAGGGTGATTTGGGGAGTGGAGGAGATGACAGGTGACACTCCCTTGAATTGATTAATTTCCCAAAGTGTCATTTATCAAATGGAGTAACCCTAACAATGTTATAATCCTTCTAACCCTAACATTGTATCATCTGTTGGGTGATAACAGTGGCAggacatgggcacctgggtggctcagttggttaagtgactgccttcggctcaggtcatgatcctggagtccagggatcgagtcccgcatcgggctccctgcttggcggggagtctgcttctccctctcccactcccccctcttgtgctctttctctctctcactctctctctcaaataaataaataaaatcttaaaaaaaaaaaaaaacaatggcagGACATAATAATATCAGCAAAATGACTTAATTTTCTGTGGTGGGAGTGAAAGTTGCATACAtctaataattacattaaatttatttacatttatgcaAAATTAACAAGTAGCTCTGCTCCCAGATTCCCTGGGGAGGAAAAGGTGGTTGTCTTGGAAGTAAGTGAGGCCTAATGGTGTTTGAGAGGAGCCTGGGAAGCCTTCAGCCCCTGGTACTCACTTACCTCTAGCTGCAGGGTGGGCTTCCCATCTTTCATCACACAGGACAGGTACAGATTCTTTTCCTTGATGCACAAGGCCACAGGTATCTTGTTACTATTTTCATCCCCTTGCACAAAGCTCATCTGGAACACcgctagagaaagaaaaggggcctTGTGGTCAGGAACACACAGCAGTGCAGAGTTGGCCCAACCACTGGACCCCAAGCCCAGGACTCATACAATTAACATCTTCTGTGGGAACCCACACTGAGGTTCTCATGGCCTAAAAGATGGGATAACTTGGCTTCCCACAGACAATAGCAGGGTTAGTTGGTTGattcttttctccaaagaaggtctGGGGGTTTCTTAGAGCCTCATCACAGTGGCAATGAAGAATTAGGGAGTCTAAGTTTTGAAaacggaaggaaggaagccatTTTGTGACTGTGCCCATCCAAATGAGCAAAACAATTTGATCAATgtgaaaggcaagaaaagaggTAGAAGGGCtcccaaaagaaaacaggcaCAAATCTGTTTCAGACACATGGAACAAGTGGGAAGAACTTGGGAGAGGGGACGCTTAGCTGGGAAAAGTGGCTCCAAAGAGACACTCATTTTAATCTTCCTTAGTCACAGCCATCTCATTTGGGGGCCTTTAGGTCATGCTCACAACCCAGTTCTAAAGAAACAGGTTTGTCCTGGCCTGGCTAAGATGCCTCTCTCCAAGTTCAGCAGCCTTGGAAGAGAACAGGCTGCTCCTTTCAGCTGCTCCCTTGGCTGTGCTCCTGCATACAGGGTTCAGTGGCAAGGTGCCAGGCAGATTTCCACAAGTAATCGGCTCTCCAGACTTGAAACATTTGCTAGTTACAATACAGAGAGATAAGTTCCTGCTTGTCAGTAAAATTTCCCTATAAGGAGCCATCTGGTATTGGGCGGGCAGGATGTTAGGGTTAAGGGGGCAGGGTTGGGAATGAGGATGGACACATTATCTGTTCGCCACTCTAGTTTCAACCTCAAGAACAGGAAAAAGGAACCCACAGGCAGTTAGGTCATGTCCATCAAATGACCCCTTTCTAATGGAAGCATTGACATTGCACTATCATTCAAAGACTTGGCTGGACAATGGTCCTGGGTGTACTTGagcattttaatttctcagaGTCTCATCTCTTGTTGAAAAATGAACACACTAAGGGAATCAATCTGGTGTTATTGCTaggaccaaaataaaaagtttacatgttcattattatgttttttcatttatgttcatAATTTGCCTTATTGTTCTACTTTGTTAAAAATGTGGAGAATTAGCAAGCAGCCAGGAGGCCAAGAAAGGAATCAAGATGTCCCCAGTTACCTTGTTGGTTTACATTACTCCCATTGAGGTGGAGAGCCCGAAGCTCATATGAGTTATACAGCACCAGGGATTTTTGGTTTATGTCCCGGAATTTACAGTCCAGCGATTGCAGGCGTGCATCACACACAAAGGCATCATCATCATACACCTCACAGACGACGGGTTCTGAAATATGGAGCATATGTGTTGTTTAGGAAGAGAATTGGAAGGGCAGGCCAGATGATAGAAGGCATcggagtttgttttttttgaggaTATCCAAGTATGCACAGCGGGAGTTTGATCATAACAAttgtggggagagggtggggtgtGTGAGAACACTGGACCTGGCACCATAAGATGTGGATTCAGGCTTGCTGTGGACTAGGAATAGAGCTACTCACATAAAATGGCAATGGCAGTAACACTAGCCCAACGAGGACATTGTAAGACTTGCAGGAAGTAATGCAAGTGAAAGCCTCTGAGATTGGTGGAGTGACTGGCAAATGTGAGTAGTTATTAAGGTCTTACTTTAAGAATAGTGTCAACTAAAGAGATAATTCATTTGGTTCTAGGCTCCTCTGTTTTTTCTCTCAATAGTACTACTTTTAAAAGGCTTCAGCTTCAGGGTAGTTTAGTTGACTGTTGagttatggactctgagaagcaaatgACCAGAGATCTCCTGTGTCAGTAAATACCTTCTTCAAAGATGCAGCAAAAGACATTCTTCAGGTCATCATCCTGCAGGGGCTGTGAGCAGGGTAAAGATATCTTCTTCAGCTTCTCTAAAGCCACAACGACTGACACGAAATGCCTCAGACTCTTGTTTTGGAGCTGGTGGGAGATGTGTAGCTGGATGCCCTCATCTTCCAGAGATCTGTTGTTCAGGTCTTGGAAGCAGCACTGTAGAGAGACCAAGGA is part of the Neomonachus schauinslandi chromosome 10, ASM220157v2, whole genome shotgun sequence genome and harbors:
- the IL1B gene encoding interleukin-1 beta; translated protein: MATVPEPTSEMMSYYYSDNENDLFFEADGPRKMKCCFQDLNNRSLEDEGIQLHISHQLQNKSLRHFVSVVVALEKLKKISLPCSQPLQDDDLKNVFCCIFEEEPVVCEVYDDDAFVCDARLQSLDCKFRDINQKSLVLYNSYELRALHLNGSNVNQQAVFQMSFVQGDENSNKIPVALCIKEKNLYLSCVMKDGKPTLQLEMLDPSVYPKKKMEKRFVFNKTEVKQTLEFESSQFPNWYISTSKAEAMPVFLGNTKGGQDITDFTMELSS